A single region of the Syntrophotaleaceae bacterium genome encodes:
- a CDS encoding glycosyltransferase, with protein sequence MTDSSRKPSEPIRTSFIITSLGAGGAQMMLLKLLQQLDRKKFDPEVISLSGLRPETCFLLERYRSLGIKTLVFNLNLGPAMALQMASLIAHLRRRQPRLVSTWMYHADLMGGLAARLAGRFPVVWNIRHSNLDRVKDKKSTVMVADLCARLSKYLPQKIICCARDSQITHSSIGYDQNRMLVIPNGFFTDEYVPDPELRMRSRKELGIEDDFLAIGMFGRYHPHKGHKNFFQAAEIFVRGNRKVRFVLCGFQVDWENQEIADSIRKYGMEDYFLLLGQQADMPRLYSALDILASASVCEGFSNVIGEAMSCGVPCAVTDVGDSAWIVGDTGMIVSPNSPEELAQALIKMTEIGQKERTRLGISARERIVDNFSIPKIVRQYEDLFECLVKHNENVHGGYKCGHEVEKLKINN encoded by the coding sequence ATGACAGATTCCAGCAGGAAGCCTTCGGAGCCTATCCGCACAAGCTTTATCATTACTTCCCTTGGTGCCGGCGGGGCCCAGATGATGCTTTTGAAACTCCTGCAGCAGCTTGACCGGAAAAAATTCGACCCTGAAGTTATTTCCCTTTCAGGGCTTCGTCCGGAAACATGTTTTCTGCTTGAGAGATATCGTTCTCTCGGCATCAAAACTCTTGTTTTCAATCTGAACCTGGGACCGGCCATGGCTTTGCAGATGGCCTCTTTGATTGCGCATTTGCGCAGACGGCAGCCCCGCCTGGTCAGTACCTGGATGTATCATGCCGACCTGATGGGTGGACTTGCCGCCCGTCTTGCCGGTCGATTTCCCGTTGTCTGGAATATTCGACACAGCAATCTCGATCGCGTCAAGGACAAAAAGTCCACGGTTATGGTTGCTGATTTATGTGCCCGATTATCTAAATATCTGCCTCAAAAAATTATATGTTGTGCCCGCGATTCACAGATAACCCATTCGTCCATCGGCTACGACCAAAACCGCATGTTGGTTATTCCCAACGGATTTTTTACGGATGAGTATGTCCCCGACCCTGAATTACGTATGAGGTCGAGAAAAGAACTGGGGATCGAGGACGACTTTTTAGCCATTGGAATGTTCGGACGCTACCATCCTCATAAAGGCCATAAAAATTTTTTTCAAGCTGCAGAAATTTTTGTGCGGGGAAACAGAAAAGTACGGTTTGTTCTCTGCGGATTTCAAGTCGACTGGGAAAACCAGGAGATTGCAGATTCTATACGCAAATACGGAATGGAGGATTACTTCCTGCTGCTTGGGCAGCAGGCGGATATGCCCCGTCTTTATTCAGCGCTGGATATCCTTGCTTCGGCATCCGTTTGCGAGGGGTTTTCAAATGTCATCGGCGAGGCCATGTCCTGTGGCGTCCCTTGTGCTGTGACTGACGTAGGAGATTCAGCCTGGATTGTCGGTGACACCGGAATGATTGTATCGCCAAACTCTCCCGAGGAATTGGCCCAAGCGTTGATAAAAATGACCGAGATTGGACAAAAAGAGAGAACCCGTCTCGGTATATCGGCCCGAGAGCGGATCGTTGATAATTTCTCAATACCCAAAATTGTCCGGCAGTATGAAGACCTTTTCGAATGTCTGGTGAAACATAACGAAAATGTGCATGGAGGG
- a CDS encoding glycosyltransferase produces the protein MCPSSQHIAFFLPSLRGGGAERAMLDLATGFADQGYRVDLVLVNAEGPYLDLVPKNVSVVDLGVNRVLKSLPGLIRYLRQRRPQALLSTPFHANLVALSARKLSSIPFRLVIREATTMSQSLSRHKGFKAWRGVQLVKLLYPSADKIVAVSRGVADDLQSFAKLPGQKIEVVYNPVVTSGLADQAQEPLDHPWFLPGEPPVVLAVGRLSRAKNFGMLIRAFSQPGFRQKARLLILGEGELRAELEKLVLELKLQDSVLLPGFSKNPFSYMARSALCVLSSIQEGFPNVLVQAMAVGTPVVATDCRNGPAEILENGRYGRLVPVNAVSEMARAIEEELCQKRKDNVELRSLLMARAELFSQAKSIRAYSKVLF, from the coding sequence ATGTGCCCATCCTCTCAACATATTGCCTTTTTCCTTCCCTCGCTGAGAGGAGGAGGTGCCGAGAGAGCCATGCTGGACCTCGCCACCGGTTTTGCCGATCAGGGGTACAGGGTCGACCTGGTTCTGGTGAACGCCGAAGGTCCCTATCTCGACCTTGTTCCTAAAAACGTCAGTGTTGTCGATCTTGGGGTCAACCGGGTTCTGAAAAGCCTTCCCGGGTTGATTCGCTATCTGCGGCAAAGGAGGCCTCAGGCGCTTCTCTCGACTCCGTTTCATGCAAACCTTGTCGCCCTTTCTGCCCGCAAGCTCAGCAGTATTCCGTTTCGGCTGGTTATTCGTGAAGCGACCACCATGTCGCAAAGTCTTTCACGCCATAAAGGGTTCAAGGCCTGGAGAGGGGTGCAACTGGTTAAACTGCTTTATCCTTCAGCGGACAAGATTGTCGCGGTTTCCAGGGGGGTTGCAGATGATTTGCAAAGTTTCGCCAAGTTGCCTGGACAGAAAATCGAGGTTGTTTACAATCCGGTCGTCACATCGGGCCTGGCCGATCAGGCCCAGGAACCTTTGGACCACCCCTGGTTCCTGCCGGGGGAGCCTCCGGTTGTTTTGGCCGTGGGCAGGCTGTCCCGTGCCAAAAATTTCGGAATGCTGATCAGAGCGTTCTCGCAGCCAGGCTTTCGACAAAAAGCCCGGCTTCTGATTCTGGGGGAAGGGGAGTTGAGAGCAGAGCTGGAGAAACTCGTGCTCGAACTGAAGCTTCAAGATTCCGTACTGCTGCCCGGGTTCAGCAAAAACCCATTTTCGTACATGGCCCGCTCCGCACTGTGTGTCCTTTCGTCCATTCAGGAAGGCTTTCCGAACGTCCTTGTCCAAGCCATGGCCGTGGGAACGCCGGTCGTGGCCACCGATTGCAGGAACGGGCCGGCGGAAATCCTGGAGAACGGACGATACGGCAGGCTGGTGCCGGTGAACGCGGTTTCGGAAATGGCCAGGGCAATCGAGGAAGAACTGTGCCAGAAAAGGAAGGACAATGTGGAACTCCGAAGTCTGCTGATGGCGAGGGCGGAACTGTTCAGCCAGGCAAAATCGATCAGAGCTTATTCCAAAGTTTTGTTTTAA
- a CDS encoding asparagine synthase-related protein codes for MGFLNMKNICRNTMDKYDLDLSVFERYKHLGSDYPYYFEADPGHFHYTVESALRANPKIERSIDPVGIVEMLSRGNLLGQRTLLKGLRKAPWRAVPDGRGGWDYAEIPKHGRAIIPDGELVRRFREALEREGLIYLNGRKRVGILLSGGMDSRIVAGIVKVLQLRGDFPGEVVGITWGIPGSRDMAYSAEVAKRLGWEQLEFQLNPEQLLENIHVAGEMGAEFAPYHLHALPKVANLKNFDAIIFGNYGDGVGRAEYSGVRVEALKPLVGKNLNRYGLVLDSVLEAARTRIHEDAYGHRINIQRDLEYQYREIEYQMNCIRRRSQAVASCVGKHIPIFQMFTSPDVFGLVWGLDPSVRDDRIYKGLLEVLPGKLGEIPWARTGRVFGMQAGESDTRTKEYHRYGQWLRNDLRKEVLCLVNSDVIRELGVFNEASLDAMIQIWPKAKTVTTNHIDENIGWLASLSVFINRYGIGSKESGKRNLADVRNTLLGSFRGWTYLSMRNRYRH; via the coding sequence ATGGGGTTTTTAAATATGAAAAACATTTGTAGAAATACTATGGATAAATACGATCTCGATTTATCGGTTTTCGAGAGATACAAGCACCTCGGGAGTGATTATCCATATTATTTCGAAGCTGATCCGGGACATTTTCATTACACAGTTGAATCAGCACTGCGGGCGAATCCCAAAATCGAGCGGTCGATAGATCCGGTCGGGATTGTGGAGATGTTAAGTCGCGGCAATTTGTTGGGCCAGCGCACCCTATTGAAGGGTTTGCGAAAAGCGCCCTGGAGAGCTGTCCCCGATGGAAGGGGAGGGTGGGACTATGCGGAGATACCCAAACATGGACGGGCCATTATACCCGATGGAGAGTTGGTGCGCCGATTCAGGGAGGCTTTGGAACGTGAAGGCTTGATCTATCTCAACGGCCGCAAGAGAGTTGGGATCCTTTTGTCCGGCGGGATGGACAGTCGAATTGTCGCCGGCATAGTCAAGGTATTGCAATTGCGTGGAGATTTTCCTGGGGAGGTCGTAGGAATCACCTGGGGAATTCCCGGCTCAAGGGATATGGCTTATTCAGCCGAAGTGGCCAAGCGTCTGGGTTGGGAACAACTCGAGTTTCAGCTGAATCCCGAACAGTTGCTTGAGAATATCCATGTTGCCGGAGAAATGGGGGCGGAATTTGCTCCCTATCACCTTCATGCCTTACCGAAGGTTGCGAACCTGAAGAATTTTGATGCCATAATCTTCGGAAATTACGGTGACGGGGTTGGACGCGCCGAGTATTCAGGCGTTCGGGTCGAAGCGCTGAAACCACTGGTTGGCAAGAACCTGAATCGCTACGGTCTGGTTCTGGACAGTGTGCTGGAAGCAGCCAGGACCAGGATTCATGAGGACGCCTATGGGCACAGAATAAACATTCAGAGGGATTTGGAATACCAATATCGTGAAATCGAATACCAAATGAACTGCATTCGTCGCAGGTCCCAGGCCGTTGCCAGCTGTGTAGGTAAACATATTCCGATTTTCCAAATGTTTACCTCTCCCGACGTGTTTGGTTTGGTTTGGGGTCTGGACCCCTCTGTTCGGGACGATCGTATTTATAAAGGTTTGCTCGAAGTGCTGCCCGGAAAGCTGGGAGAGATTCCCTGGGCCAGAACCGGAAGGGTTTTTGGAATGCAGGCCGGGGAAAGCGATACTCGGACCAAGGAGTATCACCGCTATGGCCAATGGCTTCGCAATGATCTGCGCAAGGAGGTGCTTTGCCTGGTCAATTCCGATGTCATTCGGGAGTTGGGCGTATTCAACGAAGCTTCCCTCGATGCAATGATTCAAATATGGCCGAAAGCAAAAACAGTGACGACGAATCACATTGATGAAAATATCGGTTGGCTGGCCTCTCTCTCGGTTTTCATAAATCGCTATGGAATCGGATCCAAGGAATCGGGGAAGCGGAATTTGGCGGATGTCCGTAACACTCTTCTCGGCTCGTTCAGAGGATGGACCTACCTTTCCATGCGTAACAGATACCGTCATTAA
- a CDS encoding O-antigen ligase family protein has product MNNAGYAAVWLLVFVIPLESSIFIMGVGTLGRVVGIFAMGVGLFFLLALKQEFRFHALLWFMLIFVLLNATSMFWTIAPENTYKRAFSYFQLLMMMWLILQWCDKENKVHGLYLAFVLGSLGLACGVLNQFLSGTMDERISAYNFNPNEIASILSLSIPFAWYLFLKKGPLRWLCLASIPAIGQAMLLTGSRAGLVKGLLGAAFIVLTPPKGMRRSWPFIVGGASLVILASVSVFLPEKTLDRLLTVQTELASGNLGGRGEIWSLGLEGFAHHPIWGVGAGSFSRTMSSYFPLAKAPHNVFISILVDLGLVGLIIFGIMTFIVARSVLKLKDIDLKLWIFVLSIWFSCIMTSNWEWRKQMWLIMILSVTHSLNAISKSKITINGYEDLNMAKRIQFKAIELN; this is encoded by the coding sequence ATGAACAATGCTGGTTATGCTGCAGTCTGGCTTCTTGTTTTTGTGATTCCTCTCGAAAGTTCGATTTTTATAATGGGCGTGGGAACACTTGGACGAGTTGTCGGTATTTTCGCGATGGGTGTCGGTCTGTTCTTTCTTTTGGCTCTAAAGCAGGAATTTCGGTTTCATGCTCTGCTTTGGTTTATGCTTATTTTTGTCCTGTTAAATGCGACTTCGATGTTTTGGACAATAGCCCCGGAAAACACATACAAGAGAGCTTTCAGCTATTTTCAACTCCTGATGATGATGTGGCTCATCCTTCAGTGGTGCGACAAGGAAAACAAGGTTCATGGTCTCTACCTTGCGTTTGTACTTGGAAGTCTCGGTTTGGCTTGCGGGGTTTTAAATCAGTTTCTGAGCGGTACGATGGATGAACGCATCAGTGCCTACAATTTCAACCCCAATGAAATTGCCTCGATTCTGTCACTCAGTATCCCCTTTGCCTGGTACCTGTTCTTGAAAAAAGGCCCCTTGCGCTGGTTGTGCCTCGCTTCAATACCAGCCATCGGCCAGGCGATGTTATTGACAGGCTCTCGTGCGGGATTGGTGAAGGGTTTGCTCGGGGCGGCCTTTATTGTCCTAACCCCTCCGAAAGGCATGCGCCGCAGCTGGCCTTTCATTGTTGGAGGGGCATCCCTGGTGATCCTGGCTTCTGTATCGGTGTTTTTGCCCGAAAAAACCCTGGATCGCCTGTTGACCGTGCAGACTGAGTTGGCCAGCGGAAATCTCGGCGGTCGAGGAGAAATCTGGAGCCTGGGCCTGGAAGGGTTCGCGCATCACCCGATATGGGGAGTCGGGGCCGGATCCTTCAGCAGGACCATGTCATCCTATTTTCCGTTAGCGAAAGCCCCGCATAATGTCTTTATCTCCATTCTCGTTGACCTTGGTCTTGTCGGCCTAATTATATTCGGAATCATGACATTTATTGTCGCTCGTTCTGTCCTTAAATTAAAAGATATCGATTTAAAATTGTGGATTTTCGTGTTGTCAATCTGGTTTTCCTGCATAATGACCAGTAATTGGGAATGGAGAAAGCAGATGTGGCTGATTATGATTCTGTCTGTTACCCACTCTCTTAATGCAATAAGTAAAAGTAAGATAACCATAAATGGATACGAGGATCTAAATATGGCCAAGAGAATACAATTCAAGGCAATTGAACTGAATTAG
- a CDS encoding glycosyltransferase family 4 protein has translation MKVLFIIGRVGIGGHARSALSIGRALAAKGVQVHVAAGEGKGISLLEKSGLPYTIFPTGYEKGYVINLQSFRSFSRINKTFSPDVFHAFDSNALILGYRHAKKNSKKLVYTICGGPVPRKSIPVMRPLVVFSNELKQGLMEKGFPEENISVHAGRIEFENKKYTEKYLVDFLNQLKIPKDDRIVLMVSRIATSKIPALLNFVKAADYVGAGHSVKFLIVGSADDSLSLNKLQESIHDVNRSHSQTLITWTDHGSEQASGLLPLASIAVGMGRSAYEAMSVGLPTLVIGNHGFSALACSDTFATLMEKNFSGRDASDRPEDDASPEKAGQVIVDLLNDPGRAEKIGQEGMSWINDHLTAEKGAEFYSNIYKKENDYFILPAQSAVRKLYFRTIGFRILNPVYKLLAPIKFQNYISKKNKEIHNKKTDFTLLTKNIPS, from the coding sequence ATGAAAGTGCTGTTTATAATAGGTCGCGTGGGGATCGGGGGACACGCCCGATCTGCACTTTCCATCGGCAGGGCATTGGCGGCAAAAGGAGTTCAGGTTCATGTCGCCGCCGGGGAAGGAAAGGGGATTTCCCTGTTGGAAAAGAGTGGCCTTCCTTACACGATTTTTCCAACAGGGTACGAAAAGGGGTATGTCATCAATCTCCAGAGTTTCCGTTCCTTCTCTCGCATAAATAAAACGTTTTCTCCTGACGTTTTTCATGCTTTCGATTCGAATGCCCTCATTCTGGGTTATAGGCATGCCAAAAAGAATTCGAAAAAGCTCGTGTACACAATTTGCGGCGGCCCGGTGCCCCGAAAGTCGATTCCTGTCATGCGGCCCCTGGTTGTTTTCAGCAATGAACTGAAGCAAGGTTTGATGGAAAAGGGGTTTCCTGAAGAAAATATCTCCGTTCATGCCGGGCGTATTGAATTTGAGAATAAAAAATATACGGAGAAATACCTTGTGGATTTTCTGAATCAGCTCAAGATACCGAAAGATGATCGAATCGTTCTGATGGTATCCAGGATTGCCACCTCAAAAATTCCAGCCCTGCTTAACTTCGTGAAAGCTGCTGATTACGTCGGTGCGGGCCATTCAGTAAAATTTCTCATTGTTGGATCTGCTGACGATTCACTGTCCCTGAATAAGTTACAGGAGTCCATCCATGATGTGAATAGAAGCCACAGCCAAACACTCATCACCTGGACAGATCATGGAAGCGAACAGGCGTCCGGATTATTGCCATTAGCTTCCATTGCGGTCGGAATGGGAAGATCGGCTTATGAGGCGATGAGTGTGGGCCTACCGACCCTGGTCATTGGGAACCATGGCTTCTCGGCACTTGCCTGCTCGGACACCTTCGCCACCCTCATGGAAAAAAACTTTTCCGGCCGAGATGCCAGTGACCGACCTGAAGACGATGCCTCTCCAGAAAAAGCGGGACAAGTCATCGTCGATCTTTTGAACGACCCGGGCAGAGCAGAAAAGATAGGGCAGGAAGGGATGAGTTGGATCAATGACCATCTCACAGCAGAGAAAGGTGCTGAATTCTATTCAAACATTTACAAAAAGGAAAATGATTATTTTATTCTTCCGGCTCAATCTGCCGTTCGAAAATTATACTTTAGAACGATTGGATTCCGAATTTTGAACCCGGTCTATAAACTACTGGCACCGATAAAATTTCAAAATTACATATCAAAGAAGAATAAAGAAATTCACAATAAAAAAACCGATTTTACTCTTTTAACCAAAAATATACCTTCATAA
- a CDS encoding oligosaccharide flippase family protein: MRAFLAFLAFGISIINARYLGPEGVGILALLLLVKAFAFRFGNLGFGSSFAFFVAKEKADFRQIFKISKYVSLVISIACLLIFLNIWKNPISPWNDIQFSYYLIAVSVLPFTFFNNFTQRILSGRLKITKLNIASILNVLIQLILVIFLVVLFKFGIYGAIISSVFSDIAMTIILIIFAKTESNVNLVEENVIEEIKTTKLLKNLWNYGRWTYLLMFTNLLVEELPLVFLKKITGDNILVGFFSKARSVGRQSRLVVEPFTQMLFPFTAASTEERATRRTNILCRNSLIIMTLVIITLMIFIKPIIVLLYGEEFIPSAKIYIALAPGVIIFPFGHFLEIHVAASGKPRDIFIASVSTLIVSVGICFLLIPRYGSVGAGLSVSLIYMFRALFRLIAYVRMTKSPVKQIIFPSLQDFAFYQALFRTLNYYFLKKAKSV, translated from the coding sequence GTGAGAGCCTTTCTGGCCTTTCTGGCCTTTGGCATAAGCATCATCAATGCTCGCTACCTTGGGCCGGAAGGGGTAGGTATTCTTGCGCTTCTTCTTCTCGTAAAAGCTTTTGCTTTTCGATTTGGAAATCTGGGTTTTGGAAGCTCCTTTGCATTTTTTGTTGCCAAAGAAAAAGCCGATTTTCGCCAAATTTTCAAAATTTCAAAATATGTCAGCTTAGTCATATCGATAGCATGTTTGCTGATATTTCTTAATATTTGGAAAAATCCCATTTCACCTTGGAATGATATTCAATTCTCCTATTACCTGATTGCTGTTTCTGTTCTCCCTTTCACGTTTTTCAATAATTTCACTCAGAGAATCTTAAGTGGGCGTCTGAAGATTACAAAATTGAACATAGCCAGTATATTAAACGTTTTAATTCAATTGATTTTGGTAATATTTCTTGTAGTTTTGTTCAAATTTGGGATTTATGGAGCAATTATTTCATCAGTTTTTTCTGATATTGCAATGACAATTATTCTTATCATTTTTGCAAAAACGGAAAGTAATGTAAATTTGGTAGAAGAAAATGTTATTGAAGAAATAAAAACAACGAAATTACTTAAAAATCTTTGGAATTATGGTCGGTGGACCTATCTGCTTATGTTTACCAATCTTCTGGTAGAAGAACTACCCCTAGTATTTTTAAAAAAAATCACAGGGGATAACATTCTAGTCGGATTTTTTTCAAAGGCTAGAAGTGTCGGAAGGCAATCCCGACTCGTCGTCGAGCCGTTCACCCAAATGCTGTTCCCTTTTACTGCGGCATCAACAGAAGAAAGAGCGACAAGAAGAACAAATATTTTATGCAGAAATTCTTTAATAATAATGACATTGGTTATAATCACACTCATGATTTTCATAAAACCAATCATTGTTCTCTTATATGGTGAAGAGTTTATTCCATCTGCCAAAATTTATATTGCTCTCGCACCTGGAGTCATAATTTTTCCTTTCGGGCATTTTCTTGAAATTCATGTGGCAGCATCTGGAAAGCCACGGGACATTTTCATAGCAAGTGTTTCTACTTTAATCGTATCCGTCGGAATTTGCTTTCTCTTGATCCCACGCTATGGATCGGTTGGAGCAGGCTTGAGCGTGAGTCTTATTTATATGTTCAGAGCATTATTCAGGCTGATTGCATATGTTCGTATGACAAAATCTCCTGTTAAGCAAATAATCTTTCCTAGTCTTCAAGATTTTGCTTTCTATCAAGCCTTGTTCAGGACTCTGAATTATTATTTTTTGAAAAAAGCAAAATCTGTTTGA
- a CDS encoding UDP-N-acetylglucosamine 1-carboxyvinyltransferase, translating into MKSELSAFIEEKVNEEKLEKYLIKPSRLVGNVKISGAKNSVLRLLAASLLSSEEVLIENYPAELKDAEIHVGMLELLGKTCQTGDESIIITENQAPPSRLDWKKRSIRNTLLVLGALVARTGAGAVPLPGGCQIGERKYDLHELVLQKLGARVWTENNFLCAESKGRLRGTDIHLPFRSTGATENAIICGCLATGTTRVWNPHVRPEILDLIQFLKNMGADIEVFGQEHIAIHGCDGLKGTRYRALPDNMEALTWLIASVITGGDIEIYNFPLRHLEVPLIHLRESGARFFHGDDCLIVRGGKCYPIDISTGPYPGINSDMQPLFAVYGSCARGESRIIDLRFPGRYGYVRELAKMGVRFSIDENLLRISGGTQLAGAEVRALDLRAGIALTLAGLVAHGETVVHDVWQVERGYNRLIPKLCSLGASVSVVL; encoded by the coding sequence ATGAAATCAGAACTTTCTGCTTTTATAGAAGAAAAAGTAAACGAAGAAAAGCTCGAAAAATATTTGATAAAACCTTCTCGCTTGGTCGGTAATGTCAAAATAAGCGGCGCCAAGAACAGCGTCCTTCGATTGCTGGCCGCATCTTTACTCTCCTCTGAAGAAGTTCTTATTGAAAATTATCCTGCAGAACTAAAGGATGCCGAGATCCATGTAGGAATGCTGGAATTGCTCGGAAAGACATGCCAAACAGGGGATGAGTCCATCATTATCACCGAAAATCAGGCACCTCCCTCCCGCCTGGATTGGAAAAAACGCTCGATTCGAAATACCCTTCTCGTTTTGGGAGCCCTTGTCGCGCGCACGGGCGCTGGAGCTGTTCCGCTGCCCGGAGGATGCCAGATTGGGGAAAGAAAATATGATCTCCATGAATTGGTGCTGCAAAAATTGGGCGCCAGGGTTTGGACCGAAAATAATTTTTTGTGTGCAGAGTCGAAAGGCCGACTGCGAGGCACCGACATTCATCTTCCTTTTCGTTCTACCGGGGCCACTGAAAACGCCATCATTTGCGGATGTCTTGCCACGGGAACCACCCGTGTATGGAATCCGCACGTTCGCCCCGAAATTCTTGACCTGATCCAGTTTCTGAAAAACATGGGGGCTGATATTGAAGTTTTTGGACAGGAACATATCGCCATTCATGGTTGTGATGGCTTGAAGGGCACCCGATACAGGGCTCTGCCCGACAATATGGAGGCCCTTACATGGCTCATTGCTTCCGTGATCACGGGAGGGGATATAGAAATCTACAACTTTCCCCTGCGTCATCTGGAAGTCCCGTTGATCCATCTCAGGGAAAGCGGCGCCCGGTTTTTTCATGGAGATGACTGTCTCATTGTTCGTGGCGGTAAATGTTATCCCATTGACATCAGCACCGGACCTTATCCCGGCATAAATTCCGATATGCAGCCTCTATTTGCGGTTTACGGTTCGTGCGCCCGGGGTGAATCAAGGATCATCGATCTGCGTTTCCCGGGACGGTACGGCTATGTGCGGGAACTCGCCAAAATGGGAGTTCGCTTCTCCATAGATGAAAACCTCCTGCGCATCAGCGGGGGTACGCAACTGGCCGGTGCAGAGGTAAGGGCTCTCGACCTTCGGGCCGGGATTGCCCTCACCTTAGCTGGTTTGGTCGCACATGGAGAAACGGTTGTTCATGATGTATGGCAGGTGGAGCGCGGATACAATCGCCTGATCCCGAAATTATGCAGTTTGGGAGCATCAGTTTCGGTTGTCCTGTAG